From a single Thermothielavioides terrestris NRRL 8126 chromosome 1, complete sequence genomic region:
- a CDS encoding Actin2-like protein produces the protein MADSLHNAPIVLDNGSGTIRAGFAGEDVPKCHFPSWVGRPKHLRVLAGALEGEVFIGQKAATELRGLLKIRYPLEHGIVTDWDDMEKIWAYVYDEGLKTLSEEHPVLLTEPPLNPRSNRDTAAQILFETFNVPALYTSIQAVLSLYASGRTTGVVLDAGDGVSHAVPVYQGFTVPNSIRRIDVAGRDVTEYLQTLLRKSGYVFHTSAEKEVVRLIKEAVTYVAKDPRKEEKEWAAAKLDQSKIAEYVLPDGNKLKIGAERFRAPEILFDPELIGLEYPGVHQIVVDSINRTDLDLRKDLYSNIVLSGGSTLTKGFGDRLLSEVQRVAVKDMRIKIFAPPERKYSTWIGGSILAGLSTFRKMWVSIDDWHENPDIIHTKFT, from the exons ATGGCGGACTCGCTACACAACGCGCCGATAGTACTGGACAATGGCTCCGGCACGATACGAGCTGGCTTCGCCGGAGAGGACGTGCCCAAGTGCCATTTCCCCTCCTGGGTGGGGAGGCCGAAGCATCTGCGTGTCCTGGCGGGCGCGTTAGAGGGCGAGGTATTCATCGGCCAGAAAGCAGCAACCGAGCTGCGCGGCCTGCTCAAGATTCGATACCCGCTCGAGCACGGTATCGTCACGGACTGGGACGATATGGAGAAGATATGGGCATATGTCTACGACGAAGGGCTAAAGACCCTGAGCGAAGAG CACCCCGTCCTGCTCACCGAACCGCCCCTCAACCCCCGGTCCAACCGCGACACAGCCGCCCAGATCCTCTTCGAGACCTTCAACGTGCCTGCTCTCTACACATCAATCCAAGCCGTCCTGTCCCTGTACGCGAGCGGCCGGACAACAGGTGTGGTACTGgacgcgggcgacggcgtgTCTCATGCGGTACCGGTGTATCAAGGTTTCACGGTGCCCAATAGCATACGGCGAATCGACGTGGCCGGGCGAGACGTAACCGAATATTTGCAGACCCTGCTCCGCAAGAGCGGCTACGTCTTCCACACGAGCGCCGAAAAGGAGGTGGTGCGGCTGATCAAGGAGGCCGTCACGTACGTCGCCAAGGACCCCcgcaaggaggagaaggagtGGGCAGCGGCCAAGCTGGACCAGAGCAAGATTGCGGAATACGTGTTGCCGGATGGCAACAAGCTCAAG ATCGGCGCAGAACGGTTCCGCGCGCCGGAAATCCTCTTCGACCCAGAGCTCATCGGCCTCGAATACCCCGGCGTGCACCAGATCGTGGTCGACTCGATCAACAGGACGGATCTCGACCTGCGCAAAGACCTGTACTCCAACATCGTGCTGTCTGGAGGGAGCACGCTCACCAAGGGATTCGGCGACCGCCTGCTGTCCGAGGTACAACGCGTCGCCGTCAAGGACATGAGGATAAAGATCTTTGCCCCGCCAGAACGAAAGTACTCGACCTGGATCGGCGGCAGTATTCTGGCAGGTCTCAGCACATTTAGAAAG ATGTGGGTCAGCATCGACGACTGGCACGAAAACCCCGACATCATCCACACCAAGTTTACCTAA